The Ignicoccus hospitalis KIN4/I genome includes the window GTGCAACTGTCGGACGAGGAACGATTCGTACACGAGGTGGCGACCTTCCTGAGGGGCCTTCAAGAAGGCCGGAAGGAGGCCCTCGTCTTAGAGAGGCTTTTGTTAGAATACTCTTCGGAGTTGAAGAACTTGGCTGCGGCTTACGCGGGAGCCGTCTGGGGTGCTAAGGGTGAGGGCTGACCTAAAGGCAATTAAAAAATACGTGGACGAGGTACTGAAAGGAGTCACGCAGGAGAACATGAAGGTCTTGAAGAGGGCCGTGCTGGACGAGCTCCTCAAAATAGATAAGGAGTATTACGAGGAGGCCTTGAATCTCGCGAAGGAGCTGGCTGAGGCAGTGGAAAGGGGCTTCGAGAAGGCGAACTACTCAGTGGGCCGCTTGGACTTGGCACTTAAGACCGAGGGGCTCGTGGGCATAGGCTTCGGGGCCCTCAAGGCCGTGTTCGAGGTCGGGCTCAACGTGGACCCGATATTGGGCTTGCCCTACTACCCCGGCTCCGGCATCAAGGGGGCGGTCAGGGCGTTCTTGGAGGGCTGCGCCCCTTCAGAGGCGGTGGAGCCCTTGTTAGGCAAGAGCGTCGCAGAGGGAGGGCAAGCCTCTAAGGTGATATTCGCGGACGCCTACCCGGTGGGGTGCGCGGGGAAGTGCTCCATATTCTACCCCCTGGTCACCACTCCCCACTACTTCGAAGGCGGAAAGGTCGTAGATAACGAGCTGAAGGCCAAGCCCGTCCCGGTGGTATACGCCGGGATATCTAGGAACACGGTCTTCAGGCTAAT containing:
- a CDS encoding RAMP superfamily CRISPR-associated protein, with the translated sequence MLRVRADLKAIKKYVDEVLKGVTQENMKVLKRAVLDELLKIDKEYYEEALNLAKELAEAVERGFEKANYSVGRLDLALKTEGLVGIGFGALKAVFEVGLNVDPILGLPYYPGSGIKGAVRAFLEGCAPSEAVEPLLGKSVAEGGQASKVIFADAYPVGCAGKCSIFYPLVTTPHYFEGGKVVDNELKAKPVPVVYAGISRNTVFRLIIAVRRDEGVIKDVQKLKDSLKDEGGCKIIKGILEKVLSSGAEDPNLPLKALVLITAYVMRRGIAARSQKGFNVFEPLDKDLTSDVVYWFDVVGLRSSRG